A window from Toxoplasma gondii ME49 chromosome IX, whole genome shotgun sequence encodes these proteins:
- a CDS encoding hypothetical protein (encoded by transcript TGME49_288560), producing MWNRASVHTWKREVVASLHPLAWQHAPVNVACSPRVADKHACVLFFALSRVCASEKHAYQRQTQRSLCAGSTTNLELTRGTGNSREGVHQRWNLKTILKRARSFAALGTTKHPQNGSPRESPKTALERVLRYCRKNGEPRGSLFFLWRSTVYPRLVRGDVNDAEALEILRTYLTDLNPANKNEGCKKPDYEEAHNCLSEAADGLPNAEAVLAAVGGGFVRRYQSVLPELYVPNKRTAHSNALRKRGFVACSVPQRGHGAATIKQKDVPTELTNFAFVCNIFARRMPKHRPFFVFSRSEGAKSDVMRQLGNAIARHVYDIQPRDMSVTWNAFRQANVVHDRLFHILVKRLPVIAGHFSATQIGMTLNALGHFRIRHRLSISSLIARAKHLLETPLSVDHASTRAEEVPQELPSIGADSAFGVQNLALLLNNAARVDSVDSLLSSKDGLSILVLQAVKHTAIQLCLQGNCHEIADTFFKRKLPEAADGSYLGSTVVPGLFGNLQQMRQDDNRVDLRALSTSSTSMISFKKYSQDFTPQALGNIALGVAFVLANLCSSRSQHRSGFHDEGIRTVLQQYMSLCNRCILVLSALAVRTFPVNSFRPPATVGGAVEESPVIRVLEAAHRFQFLQALLCMWHFPGGSAMREYGIEELATLTGVMEKLTGQHAHMGAADRHVTTSKEQDQVESALRSVFIDATGTQADPVASVTIGREHCCSVYSIDIICKLEEGFSDTLWENRLIDTAADTASFCHNTQLQCEEV from the exons ATGTGGAACCGTGCGTCCGTGCATACGTGGAAACGAGAGGTAGTAGCGTCGCTCCATCCTCTGGCCTGGCAGCACGCCCCCGTAAACGTGGCCTGTAGTCCTCGTGTGGCTGACAAGCACGCTTgtgttcttttttttgcGCTGTCTAGAGTCTGTGCATCTGAAAAACATGCATATCAAAGACAAACCCAACGATCCCTATGTGCAGGTTCGACGACCAACCTGGAGCTGACGCGAGGGACGGGTAATTCACGCGAGGGAGTCCATCAGCGATGGAACTTGAAGACCATCTTAAAACGAGCTCGATCTTTCGCTGCGTTGGGAACTACGAAACACCCACAAAACGGTTCCCCGCGGGAGTCCCCGAAAACTGCCCTCGAACGCGTGCTACGATACTGTCGAAAGAATGGAGAGCCTCGTGGCAGTTTGTTCTTCTTATGGAGGTCCACAGTGTATCCTCGGCTGGTACGGGGTGATGTGAACGACGCAGAGGCTTTGGAGATTTTGCGGACGTACTTGACAGATTTGAATCCGGCAAACAAGAATGAAGGATGCAAGAAACCTGACTATGAAGAAGCGCATAACTGCCTGTCAGAGGCAGCAGATGGCTTACCAAATGCAGAGGCCGTGCTAGCGGCCGTGGGCGGCGGATTCGTCAGACGCTATCAGAGCGTCTTGCCTGAGTTATATGTGCCAAACAAACGTACTGCCCATTCTAACGCGTTGCGAAAAAGAGGGTTCGTGGCGTGTAGTGTTCCTCAACGTGGCCATGGAGCTGCGACAATAAAACAAAAGGATGTGCCCACTGAGCTGACGAATTTTGCTTTTGTCTGCAACATCTTCGCCCGCCGCATGCCAAAGCACCGACCTTTCTTTGT TTTCTCGAGGTCGGAGGGGGCAAAATCGGATGTCATGCGACAACTGG GCAATGCCATTGCGAGGCATGTCTACGATATTCAACCACGTGATATGAGCGTGACATGGAACGCCTTCCGTCAAGCCA ATGTAGTGCACGATCGGCTTTTCCACATCCTCGTGAAGAGGTTACCCGTCATAGCAGGACATTTTTCTGCTACTCAA ATAGGGATGACGCTGAATGCTCTTGGCCATTTTCGGATCCGGCACCGGCTCTCAATTTCATCTCTCATCGCAAGGGCGAAGCACCTTCTGGAGACCCCTTTGTCAGTCGATCACGCCTCGACAAGGGCTGAGGAAGTCCCTCAAGAACTACCGTCGATCGGAGCGGACTCCGCATTTGGCGTCCAGAATTTAGCTCTGCTGCTGAACAACGCCGCACGCGTGGATTCAGTGGATTCCCTTTTGTCCTCCAAAGATGGGTTGAGCATCCTCGTCCTGCAAGCGGTGAAGCACACGGCCATCCAACTTTGTTTGCAAGGGAACTGTCATGAGATCGCAGACACGTTTTTCAAGCGCAAGTTGCCTGAAGCCGCAGACGGAAGCTACCTTGGAAGTACGGTTGTTCCAGGTCTCTTTGGGAATCTTCAGCAGATGCGCCAGGATGATAATCGTGTCGACCTGCGGGCGCTGTCGACTTCCTCGACTTCAATGATTTCTTTCAAAAAGTATTCGCAGGATTTCACGCCTCAAGCACTGGGGAATATCGCTTTAGGCGTGGCCTTCGTGCTTGCGAACTTGTGCAGCTCTCGTTCGCAGCACCGCTCAGGTTTCCACGACGAAGGGATTCGCACGGTTCTGCAACAGTATATGTCCCTATGTAACCGTTGCATATTAGTTTTGTCGGCACTTGCAGTTCGCACTTTCCCCGTAAATTCATTCCGGCCGCCAGCTACAGTGGGAGGTGCTGTCGAGGAAAGCCCAGTGATTCGAGTGCTGGAAGCGGCGCACAGATTCCAGTTCCTGCAAGCACTTCTGTGCATGTGGCACTTTCCTGGTGGATCGGCGATGCGAGAGTATGG GATCGAGGAACTTGCCACTCTGACTGGCGTTATGGAAAAATTGACAG GGCAACACGCGCACATGGGAGCAGCAGACCGTCACGTGACAACGTCTAAGGAGCAGGACCAAGTTGAAAGCGCGCTGCGATCTGTTTTCATCGATGCCACAGGAACTCAGGCTGATCCTGTGGCCTCTGTCACTATAGGTAGAGAGCACTGTTGCAGCGTCTACAGCATAGACATAATATGTAAATTAGAAGAAGGCTTCTCAGATACACTATGGGAGAACCGCCTGATAGATACTGCTGCGGATACTGCATCTTTCTGTCATAACACACAGCTACAGTGCGAAGAAGTCTAG
- a CDS encoding hypothetical protein (encoded by transcript TGME49_288570), with translation MLMRLIGLQGAPSAGSLPAVKSEVLSTAAPVAPLVPAAPPSSVSASSVTLSQASESQATQASACPKQTESDDDSPIKPRSAAKSKLLSDSDDDAPVKPSRSPLTSQPTDSSQRRPPNGTSSGPPRQRARTATLAGSTGRDGDLSDSSSDSDSSSDSSSSGRSNSSLSSSDSGSSDSSDGLSSDSGNDSEDDQLKKPRKKGRCPAPKRKQPPPKKQRVPQRPSSAGGNSASRSKSRDGSDDEENGADISMGTFDPRNRTNKAKLVAQLLCRWWYVLPDWPPADFDYVTELTNRRLKLVTLEEYEDLDDVDEQGFTKVYQISAFPGVFRDPNGRAIDLRPAEGRPCHSNLIKKSEYELLQLVETAIKNQLEKLKESVYDERANRKKLEAELSDVSKELQRHRLREEMLKSKKLASGKGA, from the exons ATGTTGATGCGTTTAATTGGCCTACAGGGCGCTCCGTCTGCAGGCTCTTTGCCGGCGGTGAAGAGCGAAGTTCTGTCGACTGCCGCACCTGTTGCACCGCTGGTACCAGCtgcgcctccttcctcggTGTCTGCGAGCAGCGTGACCTTGTCGCAGGCCAGTGAATCTCAGGCGACCCAAGCGTCCGCATGCCcgaagcagacggagagcgaTGACGATTCACCGATAAAGCCGAGATCAGCTGCTAAAAGCAAATTGCTCTCGGACAGCGATGATGACGCGCCTGTGAAACCATCCAGGTCTCCTCTGACGTCTCAGCCCACAGACTCCTCTCAGCGGAGACCTCCGAATGGCACGTCGTCGGGTCCTCCCAGACAACGTGCCAGGACCGCCACACTTGCAGGCTCAACGGGGCGCGATGGAGACCTCTCTGACA GTTCAAGTGAcagcgacagcagcagcgacagcagcagcTCTGGCCGGTCTAACAgctccttgtcttcttcagacaGTGGGTCGTCTGACTCTTCCGATGGACTGTCCTCTGACTCCGGCAACGACTCGGAGGACGACCAACTGAAGAAGCcacgaaagaaaggaaggtgCCCTGCTCCCAAGCGTAAACAGCCTCCCCCTAAGAAACAGAGAGTCCCCCAGCGCCCCAGCTCCGCGGGGGGAAACTCTGCGAGCCGTTCAAAGAGTCGGGACGGGTcggacgacgaggaaaatGGTGCGGACATTAGCATGGGAACGTTTGATCCACGAAATCGAACGAATAAAGCAAAGCTGGTTGCCCAACTCCTGTGCAG ATGGTGGTACGTGCTCCCTGACTGGCCTCCTGCTGATTTTGACTACGTGACGGAGCTTACCAACCGTCGTCTTAAGCTGGTAACCCTGGAAGAGTACGAGGACCTGGATGACGTCGACGAGCAAGGATTCACAAAGGTCTATCAGATTTCGGCCTTTCCAG GTGTTTTCCGGGACCCGAACGGCAGAGCTATAGATTTGCGCCCAGCGGAGGGACGACCGTGCCACAGCAACCTCATCAAGAAGAGCGAATATGAACTCCTTCAGCTCGTTGAGACGGCGATCAAGAATCAGCTTGAGAAGCTGAAAGAATCCGTCTACGATGAGCGCGCAAATCGCAAGAAGCTGGAAGCA GAGCTTTCTGACGTTTCGAAGGAGCTGCAGCGCCATCggctgagagaagagatgctGAAATCCAAAAAGCTCGCTAGTGGCAAAGGCGCGTAG
- a CDS encoding RNA methylase, putative (encoded by transcript TGME49_288580), with product MGDNCGASARNDAEYSDSDSETDWMPFTGTTPDLPHSQNWDSGGFVSPFQATPVNKIRSILQHLNLSEADVVYDLGCGDGRVLVECSRITSCSGVGIDLDDCLVQRARANAERHNVHRRVTFSKADFLDPQLNFSAATVLFLYLLPDALSMLLPSLEKLANDNNSRLKKIVSVGWPLPGVRATISDTVEKFYIYEPDALRSHAITSALRALHE from the exons ATGGGGGATAATTGTGGGGCTTCGGCAAGAAATGATGCTGAATACTCCGACAGCGACTCAGAAACCGACTGGATGCCTTTTACGGGAACAACTCCAGACCTG CCACACTCACAAAACTGGGACAGCGGCGGCTTCGTATCTCCCTTCCA AGCAACCCCTGTG AATAAAATAAGGTCCATCTTGCAACATTTAAACCTCAGCGAAGCCGACGTGGTGTACGA TTTAGGATGCGGCGACGGACGAGTTCTCGTTGAATGCTCCCGGATAACCAGCTGCTCTG GCGTCGGCATCGATCTGGATGATTGCTTGGTGCAACGTGCGCGCGCGAATGCTGAGCGGCATAATGTCCATCGTCGCGTCACATTTTCAAAAGCGGACTTCTTGGACCCCCAGCTTAATTTTTCTGCTGCAACCGTCTT GTTTCTGTATCTTCTTCCGGACGCGCTTTCTATGCTGCTCCCCAGCCTCGAAAAACTTGCGAATGACAACAACTCTCGACTCAAGAAAATTGTATCTGTGGGCTGGCCTCTTCCAGGGGTCCGAGCGACAATTAGCGACACGGTTGAGAAGTTTTACATATATGAACCTGATGCGCTTCGGTCCCACGCAATAACATCTGCATTACGGGCTCTGCACGAATAA
- a CDS encoding hypothetical protein (encoded by transcript TGME49_288590~Signal peptide predicted by SignalP 2.0 HMM (probability 0.990) with cleavage site probability 0.677 at residue 24), producing the protein MRTKTRALAFVVCMAATRLGNVTADEPANQEQHCCVPHDASGEKELAKAIRTAVAMGSHQLNAEAALARELANEADAKLYKDEDKKLVAAEKKAALANEAEEDARHELREEEEKDKHEEAEMSAVSQERVAAAKNLLQHEGVNLEKLVAEEEELGRKIEEAKYEGESGSTEAERELNDTQSFFLALRKIKGPHHMGMLVA; encoded by the exons ATGAGGACGAAAACGCGTGCACTGGCCTTCGTTGTGTGCATGGCAGCAACTCGACTCGGAAACGTGACTGCCGACGAACCGGCAAATCAGGAGCAGCACTGCTGCGTCCCCCACGATG CTTCTGGGGAAAAAGAACTCGCAAAGG CTATACGGACTGCAGTCGCTATGGGAAGTCATCAGTTGAATGCGGAAGCAGCCTTGGCTCGCGAGCTG GCGAATGAAGCCGATGCGAAACTGTATAAAGATG AAGATAAGAAGTTAGTAGCAGCGGAAAAG AAAGCGGCACTCGCTAatgaagctgaagaagatgCAAGGCATGA GTTGAGAGAAGAG GAAGAGAAGGATAAGcacgaggaggcagagatgTCAG CTGTGAGCCAGGAAAGAGTGGCCGCTGCAAAGAATCTCCTCCAGCACGAAGGGGTCAACCTAGAAAAGCTTGTTGCGGAGGAG GAAGAGCTTGGTAGAAAAATCGAAGAAGCCAAGTATGAAGGTGAAAGTGGATCCACGGAGGCCGAGCGA GAGTTGAACGATACTCAGAGCTTTTTCCTGGCTCTTCGAAAGATCAAGGGTCCTCACCACATGGGCATGCTAGTTGCCTGA
- a CDS encoding WD domain, G-beta repeat-containing protein (encoded by transcript TGME49_288600), giving the protein MSRQRIRETHSCEILGPPECCVDSPDTSTAVATNIEIQDPRAKAQSTLDLALDDNVQAAATEYICTVPLAKTGEEYGFDSGVCPSTAETDFQQQNRGEKKEPATVDASDTWLSPSNTGEVESSDPRTGVIDNDDSPQPPITSQNIVPQSSRVTSFDPHCLPHSSCHLQEAEAPVSELIQSRRLDPVYLQSYSFNQDNTCFVCATSVGFRVFTCAPLSEFMRREVPAWGEGCYEVAGMLFRTNVFALVSQADPKKVKLWDDQKRLFIGEVRARQAVKNICLGREILAVVTEYSIYIYQSEQMRPFNIIHTGANPRGLCIIAAGRERDHWIVGCPAIAAGAVRIQTSEGERKSHVFQAHQSALAALSFNAQGTWIATASETGTVIRVFATLTGQLLHELRRGTHSYAISCIALRADGLFLAVASSSPTVHIFKLDHCGDVETRLARTKSGTAEHLQAACTFEESMNVSRRSHATSPDSSVDVHSGTTFGQNTLGTGSALWSASEGDSYRAGSSGVPLQQALSVGKELTAVVYDASKEIVHDAIKGVLPRYFSAVRSFAQFHVPTDQQSIDVRARPSRIVGPLCAFAGERSNHLYLLHPNGVFYEFRFDPNYGDECTLLTATTWFAPRADFQIQSRFESASLPSELEGGHEGDDWQIVM; this is encoded by the exons ATGAGTCGTCAACGGATTCGTGAAACGCATTCTTGTGAGATTCTTGGACCCCCGGAATGCTGTGTGGACTCTCCCGACACCAGCACTGCAGTAGCCACGAACATTGAAATTCAGGATCCTAGAGCGAAAGCTCAGTCCACTCTCGATCTCGCGCTTGACGACAACGTCCAGGCGGCTGCCACTGAATACATTTGCACGGTTCCATTAGCCAAAACTGGAGAGGAATATGGGTTCGACTCAGGCGTCTGCCCCTCAACAGCGGAAACTGACTTCCAACAGCAGaatcgaggagagaagaaggaaccgGCAACGGTAGATGCGAGTGACACGTGGCTCTCACCGAGCAACACAGGAGAAGTTGAAAGTTCAGATCCACGGACAGGCGTGATCGACAACGATGATTCTCCACAACCACCCATTACCTCGCAGAACATTGTACCACAAAGCAGCCGCGTGACGTCGTTTGATCCGCATTGCCTTCCTCACAGTTCCTGCCATCTccaggaggcggaggcacCTGTCTCAGAGCTAATACAGAGCCGCAGACTGGACCCTGTGTACTTGCAATCGTATTCATTCAACCAAGACAATACATGTTTTGTGTGCGCCACGTCTGTGGGCTTTCGCGTCTTCACGTGCGCTCCTCTGTCCGAGTTTATGCGCCGCGAGGTGCCGGCGTGGGGTGAAGGATGTTATGAGGTGGCAGGCATGCTCTTCAGAACTAACGTATTCGCTCTAGTTAGTCAAGCAGACCCCAAAAAAGTCAAACTCTGGGACGATCAAAAACGGTTGTTCATAGGAGAGGTCCGGGCACGTCAAGCAGTGAAAAACATATGTTTGGGTCGGGAGATTCTGGCCGTCGTGACTGAATATTCG ATCTATATCTATCAGAGCGAGCAAATGCGACCATTCAACATCATCCACACGGGGGCGAATCCACGTGGTCTCTGCATCATTGCTGCAGGCCGGGAACGAGATCATTGGATTGTCGGGTGTCCAGCTATCGCCGCAGGCGCTGTTAGAATACAGACATCGGAGGGGGAACGAAAAAGCCATGTTTTCCAAGCGCATCAGAGTGCCCTGGCAGCCCTGTCGTTTAATGCTCAAGGAACTTGGATCGCAACTGCGAGCGAGACAGGAACAGTAATCCGTGTCTTCGCGACACTGACTGGTCAGCTGCTTCACGAACTGCGTCGAGGAACGCATAGTTACGCTATCAGTTGCATCGCACTGCGTGCCGacggcctcttcctcgctgtcgcgtCATCGTCTCCCACTGTCCATATTTTCAAATTGGACCACTGTGGCGATGTTGAGACCCGTCTAGCAAGGACAAAGTCGGGTACCGCGGAACATCTTCAAGCAGCTTGTACCTTTGAGGAGAGCATGAATGTCTCGCGTCGTTCTCACGCGACTTCTCCGGACTCATCTGTAGACGTGCATTCAGGAACCACATTTGGGCAGAATACCTTGGGCACTGGCAGTGCGCTTTGGAGTGCTTCTGAGGGAGATAGTTACCGGGCTGGTTCTAGTGGGGTACCTCTTCAACAGGCACTTTCCGTTGGAAAGGAGCTCACAGCAGTTGTATACGATGCGTCCAAAGAGATAGTGCACGATGCCATCAAG GGTGTGCTTCCGCGTTATTTCAGTGCAGTCCGAAGCTTCGCGCAGTTCCATGTGCCAACCGATCAACAATCAATTGACGTCAGAGCCCGCCCTTCGAGAATTGTTGGACCCCTTTGCGCATTTGCTGGAGAACGGTCGAATCACTTGTATTTGCTCCATCCTAATGGAGTCTTCTATGAATTCAGGTTTGATCCTAATTATGGCGACGAGTGCACGCTTCTGACGGCAACAACTTGGTTCGCTCCGAGAGCAGATTTCCAGATTCAG TCCCGTTTCGAATCAGCTTCGCTTCCATCCGAGCTGGAAGGGGGCCACGAGGGTGACGATTGGCAAATCGTCATGTGA